A window of the Phragmites australis chromosome 20, lpPhrAust1.1, whole genome shotgun sequence genome harbors these coding sequences:
- the LOC133901788 gene encoding probable trehalose-phosphate phosphatase 7 isoform X2, with product MAKPSVAVTEVGAAAAAQAACPCPGTLFPYPPPRAGIAVVRRKCLQVDLGATTGLLSGAWGVESMRASSPTHAKAATALAAGVDDERAAWMVRHPSALGKFEQIVAASEGKRIVMFLDYDGTLSPIVDDPDAAFMSETMRMAVRSVAKHFPTAIVSGRCCDKVFEFVKLGELYYAGSHGMDIKGPAKASSRHAKPKAKGVLFQPASDFLPMIEQVQERLAEQTRCIPGAKVENNKFCVSVHFRCVDEKMWGELAERVEGVLREYPELQLTQGRMVFEVRPTIKWDKGKALEFLLESLGFAECNNVLPVYIGDDRTDEDAFKVLRRRGQGAGILVSKHPKETSASYSLQEPAEVMEFLLRLVEWKRLSRARLRLQ from the exons ATGGCGAAGCCGAGTGTGGCGGTGACGGAggtgggagcggcggcggcggcgcaggcggcGTGCCCATGCCCGGGGACGCTGTTCCCGTacccgccgccgcgcgccgggATCGCTGTCGTGCGCCGCAAGTGCCTGCAGGTGGACCTCGGCGCGACGACGGGGCTGCTCAGCGGCGCCTGGGGCGTCGAGTCCATGCGGGCTTCGTCGCCCACGCACGCCAAGGCCGCGaccgccctcgccgccggcgtcgaCGACGAGCGCGCCGCCTGGATG GTGCGGCACCCGTCGGCGCTGGGCAAGTTCGAGCAGATCGTGGCGGCGTCCGAGGGCAAGCGGATCGTCATGTTCCTGGACTACGACGGCACCCTCTCGCCAATCGTAGACGACCCCGACGCTGCCTTCATGAGCGAGACG ATGCGGATGGCCGTGCGCAGCGTTGCCAAGCACTTTCCGACGGCGATCGTGAGCGGCCGGTGCTGCGACAAG GTGTTTGAGTTCGTGAAGCTGGGGGAGCTATACTACGCCGGCAGCCACGGCATGGACATCAAGGGTCCGGCCAAAGCCTCTTCCCGGCACGCAAAGCCCAAG GCTAAAGGAGTTCTCTTCCAACCAGCAAGCGACTTCCTGCCCATGATAGAACAG GTCCAAGAGCGTTTGGCGGAGCAGACGCGGTGCATACCTGGTGCAAAGGTGGAGAACAACAAGTTCTGCGTGTCCGTCCACTTCAGATGCGTAGACGAAAAG ATGTGGGGCGAGCTCGCCGAGAGGGTGGAAGGGGTGCTTCGGGAGTACCCGGAGCTGCAGCTGACGCAGGGGAGGATGGTGTTCGAGGTGCGGCCGACTATCAAGTGGGACAAGGGCAAGGCCCTCGAGTTCCTCCTCGAGTCACTCG GTTTTGCTGAGTGCAACAATGTGCTCCCCGTGTACATCGGCGACGACCGTACCGACGAGGATGCTTTCAAG GTATTGCGGCGGAGGGGTCAGGGCGCGGGGATCCTGGTGTCCAAGCACCCCAAGGAGACGAGCGCCTCCTACTCGCTCCAAGAGCCCGCCGAG GTGATGGAGTTCTTGCTGCGGCTGGTGGAGTGGAAGCGCCTCTCCAGGGCAAGACTGAGGCTACAATGA
- the LOC133901788 gene encoding probable trehalose-phosphate phosphatase 7 isoform X1 — MAKPSVAVTEVGAAAAAQAACPCPGTLFPYPPPRAGIAVVRRKCLQVDLGATTGLLSGAWGVESMRASSPTHAKAATALAAGVDDERAAWMVRHPSALGKFEQIVAASEGKRIVMFLDYDGTLSPIVDDPDAAFMSETMRMAVRSVAKHFPTAIVSGRCCDKVFEFVKLGELYYAGSHGMDIKGPAKASSRHAKPKAKGVLFQPASDFLPMIEQVQERLAEQTRCIPGAKVENNKFCVSVHFRCVDEKAIRMTICGDAWTQMWGELAERVEGVLREYPELQLTQGRMVFEVRPTIKWDKGKALEFLLESLGFAECNNVLPVYIGDDRTDEDAFKVLRRRGQGAGILVSKHPKETSASYSLQEPAEVMEFLLRLVEWKRLSRARLRLQ, encoded by the exons ATGGCGAAGCCGAGTGTGGCGGTGACGGAggtgggagcggcggcggcggcgcaggcggcGTGCCCATGCCCGGGGACGCTGTTCCCGTacccgccgccgcgcgccgggATCGCTGTCGTGCGCCGCAAGTGCCTGCAGGTGGACCTCGGCGCGACGACGGGGCTGCTCAGCGGCGCCTGGGGCGTCGAGTCCATGCGGGCTTCGTCGCCCACGCACGCCAAGGCCGCGaccgccctcgccgccggcgtcgaCGACGAGCGCGCCGCCTGGATG GTGCGGCACCCGTCGGCGCTGGGCAAGTTCGAGCAGATCGTGGCGGCGTCCGAGGGCAAGCGGATCGTCATGTTCCTGGACTACGACGGCACCCTCTCGCCAATCGTAGACGACCCCGACGCTGCCTTCATGAGCGAGACG ATGCGGATGGCCGTGCGCAGCGTTGCCAAGCACTTTCCGACGGCGATCGTGAGCGGCCGGTGCTGCGACAAG GTGTTTGAGTTCGTGAAGCTGGGGGAGCTATACTACGCCGGCAGCCACGGCATGGACATCAAGGGTCCGGCCAAAGCCTCTTCCCGGCACGCAAAGCCCAAG GCTAAAGGAGTTCTCTTCCAACCAGCAAGCGACTTCCTGCCCATGATAGAACAG GTCCAAGAGCGTTTGGCGGAGCAGACGCGGTGCATACCTGGTGCAAAGGTGGAGAACAACAAGTTCTGCGTGTCCGTCCACTTCAGATGCGTAGACGAAAAG GCAATTAGGATGACCATTTGTGGTGATGCATGGACGCAGATGTGGGGCGAGCTCGCCGAGAGGGTGGAAGGGGTGCTTCGGGAGTACCCGGAGCTGCAGCTGACGCAGGGGAGGATGGTGTTCGAGGTGCGGCCGACTATCAAGTGGGACAAGGGCAAGGCCCTCGAGTTCCTCCTCGAGTCACTCG GTTTTGCTGAGTGCAACAATGTGCTCCCCGTGTACATCGGCGACGACCGTACCGACGAGGATGCTTTCAAG GTATTGCGGCGGAGGGGTCAGGGCGCGGGGATCCTGGTGTCCAAGCACCCCAAGGAGACGAGCGCCTCCTACTCGCTCCAAGAGCCCGCCGAG GTGATGGAGTTCTTGCTGCGGCTGGTGGAGTGGAAGCGCCTCTCCAGGGCAAGACTGAGGCTACAATGA